From Candidatus Thermodiscus eudorianus:
AGCTTTCAACGGGTTAGACTGGAGAACAGGAGCCGACATATACGCAAATTGGTCAAGAAGCCAATGGTATACCCAAAAAGGACCTATAGAAGTACGCTATCGATACAATAACAGTTGGATACCAAATATAAAGGTGTGGCTGAAGCCTTCATTGCCGCACGAAGTTTCAAAACTGGACAGTTGGTTTAACAAGATTTATAATACATATAAATATTTATTTAATGAAACAAACTTTTCCAATGCAGTCGTGGATATATGGGATTGGAATAGAGGAGGCTTCGACAATGACTATCCAGAATACTTCCCTTCCATAATCGGAGATGAAAACCTTAATAATACTCTAATTAAATTTAAAAAACTAGGAGCAAAAGTAACCTTATATCTAAACGGGAGACTAGTAGACACAGATACAGAAACATTTAAACGCATAAAAGAACACCTGCCGCTAGATACGAATAACAGTTACTACATAGAAAAATACTATAGAGGAAGAACACATGATTATCTAGTAGCAGCCGTTGCCCATCCAGCGGATGTTTTATGGCAGGATATTCTTCTAAACGTCTCTAGAGAAGTTGTGAGGAGATACAACGTTGACATAATATTCCTAGACCAAATAGCTGTAGCCTCTCCTATAATCGATTTCAGCGGTAAACACAACTACTCGTTTAAAGCTGGTAATATATGGTGGAAATCATATGCTAAAATACTGACTAAGATAAAGGCTGAGTTAAACGACATACCAATAAGTGTCGAGGGTCTTTCCGAAGTTTACATTCCATATGTAGATTTCTTCTGGTTGTTCCAAACTTATGATGTACGATCTAGCGGTAATATAACTATAATACCTCTATTTAATTATATATATCATGGATATACTATTATATTAAATCAAAACACTAATCCTAATAACTTAGAATTCTTTAAATATACCTTGGAGACAACTATAGCTAATGGCTATGTCTTTCGTTTTGACGACATAATTTTAAGTGGAAACGAAACTATACTTCGCATTATAAAAGAACTAATAGATAGATATTTTATAATAAATAAAAAAATAGATCTGTTATCAATTTTATACAACAAAGTAGATTCTGTGGTATTATATAAGCCTAGACATATTTTGGTGGAGGGTAGTGCACGATCAAAGGAGGGTAACATAATTTATAAAGTTGTTTATAAACCTATGGTTGATTATTATTATTTTAATTATAAAGATGATTTATATCTATTTT
This genomic window contains:
- a CDS encoding DUF6259 domain-containing protein, with the translated sequence MRMLSLAILSIILLNIVLYPVANTASSDYKTEQYPDCSIYSAEKLYLVIYTKDLYMKIRLNDRPSVQQVIIKGVNLEIKRHYPLWRIDFLDGDSISAYDFKFISYNIDNEKKSCSILYSNIEHNINATVYFKVDNKRILTNIRLDNHSGKIIYRIYYMLIGGIEKIGKNRDDDKVVIPVQSGVLINNPLESLPQQGAEYIYPSPLSMQFILFYDDEAGLYYGIHDNESNYKRFFIAPFTYDSQAIKMSWILFPEELTTNNSFQPKYNIVLQAFNGLDWRTGADIYANWSRSQWYTQKGPIEVRYRYNNSWIPNIKVWLKPSLPHEVSKLDSWFNKIYNTYKYLFNETNFSNAVVDIWDWNRGGFDNDYPEYFPSIIGDENLNNTLIKFKKLGAKVTLYLNGRLVDTDTETFKRIKEHLPLDTNNSYYIEKYYRGRTHDYLVAAVAHPADVLWQDILLNVSREVVRRYNVDIIFLDQIAVASPIIDFSGKHNYSFKAGNIWWKSYAKILTKIKAELNDIPISVEGLSEVYIPYVDFFWLFQTYDVRSSGNITIIPLFNYIYHGYTIILNQNTNPNNLEFFKYTLETTIANGYVFRFDDIILSGNETILRIIKELIDRYFIINKKIDLLSILYNKVDSVVLYKPRHILVEGSARSKEGNIIYKVVYKPMVDYYYFNYKDDLYLFLYIYCVGKNDKQLVEIDLLNETLLVNPQDYGQFLLIKIDKQYKNIINNTNKEINNSVTNNTDINQNNTTKNLSQTSFITKKIKTEITDWIMLFGIVFSSVVLLLVTLSRYIVK